The following coding sequences lie in one Xanthomonas hyacinthi genomic window:
- a CDS encoding response regulator, translated as MAAVLAAQPDLQLVGEAGDGLQALQAYRTLRPDLVLLDLQLPGLGGIEVIVALRKEFPQARIVVVTAARGDVQAVRALEAGASGYLLKSGLRRELVDTVRAVHQGRRQVQAEVAAGIAEHLLGDSLSAREIQVLQRVAAGNSNKAVAALLSIAEETVKAHMKNILCKLGARDRTHAVAIAVKRGIIEL; from the coding sequence ATGGCCGCGGTGCTGGCCGCGCAGCCGGACCTGCAGCTGGTCGGCGAGGCCGGCGACGGCCTGCAGGCGCTGCAGGCCTATCGCACGCTGCGCCCGGACCTGGTGCTGCTGGACCTGCAGCTGCCCGGCCTCGGTGGCATCGAGGTGATCGTCGCCCTGCGCAAGGAATTCCCGCAGGCGCGGATCGTGGTGGTCACCGCCGCGCGCGGCGACGTGCAGGCGGTGCGCGCGCTGGAAGCCGGCGCCAGCGGCTATCTGCTCAAGAGCGGGCTGCGCCGCGAACTGGTCGACACGGTGCGCGCGGTGCACCAGGGCCGGCGCCAGGTGCAGGCCGAAGTGGCGGCGGGGATCGCCGAACACCTGCTCGGCGACAGCCTGTCCGCGCGCGAGATCCAGGTGCTGCAGCGCGTGGCCGCGGGCAATTCCAACAAGGCCGTCGCCGCGCTGCTGTCGATCGCCGAGGAGACGGTCAAGGCGCACATGAAGAACATCCTGTGCAAGCTCGGCGCGCGCGACCGCACCCATGCGGTGGCGATCGCGGTCAAGCGCGGCATCATCGAACTGTAA
- a CDS encoding endonuclease/exonuclease/phosphatase family protein, translated as MMRTTGTPRRRHRLGWLLLALVAHAGAQALPAHLPSSVPPPLPPPAPAATLSMVSLNLEQDRNDWPARRVRIVEALQRLQPDAIALQEVLQTAELPNQAQWLAAQLGYHCHFISADPPSRPQRRGNALLTRLPVLEEAETLLHPFEDYSVAGLVRVDLHGQPVNLYFTRLHAVRDGGASRREQTDDLMAWIDATAEGVPSLLAGGFFAAADAPELVPLAARFGDSDARLRGTRGDALRNGLDPRVFALAAQADHVFFERGRFRPLRSARVLERAPGATRGSDPRGLLVALQPLDTPPAEAMPPLPVP; from the coding sequence ATGATGCGCACGACCGGGACCCCACGACGACGGCATCGCCTCGGCTGGCTGCTGCTGGCCCTGGTCGCGCATGCGGGCGCGCAGGCGCTGCCTGCCCACCTGCCGTCATCGGTGCCACCGCCGCTGCCGCCGCCTGCCCCCGCGGCCACGCTCAGCATGGTCAGCCTCAATCTCGAGCAGGACCGCAACGACTGGCCGGCGCGCCGCGTGCGCATCGTCGAGGCGCTGCAACGTCTGCAACCCGATGCGATCGCGCTGCAGGAAGTGCTGCAGACCGCGGAACTGCCGAACCAGGCGCAATGGCTGGCCGCGCAGCTTGGCTACCACTGCCATTTCATCAGCGCCGATCCGCCGAGCCGGCCGCAACGCCGCGGCAATGCGCTGCTGACCCGGCTGCCGGTGCTGGAGGAAGCGGAGACCTTATTGCATCCGTTCGAGGACTACAGCGTGGCCGGCCTGGTGCGCGTGGACCTGCACGGGCAGCCGGTGAACCTGTACTTCACCCGCCTGCATGCCGTGCGCGACGGCGGCGCCAGCCGCCGCGAACAGACCGACGACCTGATGGCGTGGATCGACGCCACCGCCGAAGGCGTGCCCTCGCTGCTCGCCGGCGGCTTCTTCGCCGCCGCCGACGCGCCGGAACTGGTGCCGCTGGCCGCGCGCTTCGGCGACAGCGACGCGCGCCTGCGCGGCACGCGTGGCGATGCGCTGCGCAACGGCCTGGATCCGCGCGTGTTCGCGCTGGCCGCGCAGGCCGACCATGTGTTCTTCGAACGCGGCCGCTTCCGTCCGCTGCGCAGCGCGCGCGTGCTGGAGCGGGCGCCGGGCGCGACCCGCGGCAGCGACCCGCGCGGCCTGCTGGTGGCGCTGCAACCGCTGGACACGCCGCCGGCCGAGGCCATGCCGCCGCTGCCGGTGCCCTGA
- a CDS encoding glycoside hydrolase family 3 C-terminal domain-containing protein — translation MKTFSGFLCLALALAWPAFAAPAPATDKDTPTLSVVTLNLYHDKLDWPTRRTQIVRTLRELHPDAIALEEVLQHDKLPNQAQWLAKQLGYAWYFTSVDPPGAAQRYGNALLTRRPILAREQIRLNPLDDSRSAGRLRLDVDGRAVNLYVTHLHWTQAGGALRERQLQDLLAWVEKTADGAPSLLAGDFNASADAPELAALRGGFDDSYGSLHGTRDGRADSTLNPKFNPPRRIDHVFFQRERFAPVSSRILFQKPDANGVWASDHFGLVSTLRLAPSATADAQRPWTDRALAPDRRAALLVQAMTPDEKFQMLHSYFGLGKDGGALPPGALGSAGFVPAIERLGIAAQQLADAGVGVTNPGNVRRGDHATALPSGPATAATWNRDLAFAGGATMGREAWQQGFNVLLAGSVNLQRDPRNGRNFEYAGEDPLLAGVMVGESIRGVQSQRVVSTMKHFAMNDLETGRNTHSADIGEQAMHESDLLAFELALKIGEPGSVMCSYNRINGIYGCEHDYLLNQVLKQEWKFPGYVMSDWGGVHSGSKAALAGLDQQSAGEVFDKAVYFDQPLRLAVAGGTVPQARLDDMVRRILRAFIATGSFDHPPQRQPIDDVAGGAAVQNVVEEGTVLLRNERDTLPLPRTLRRIAVIGGHADKGVIGGGGSSMVGFTVNGGNAVPGLAPTTWPGPVMLHPSSPLQALRKAMPEAQIDYASGDDVAAAARLARGAEAVIVFATQWSAESVDLPDIKLPGKQDALIAAMAKANPRTVVVLETNGPVAMPWLQQVPAVLEAWYPGIRGGEALARLLLGEVNPSGRLPVTWLRDVAQLPRPSIPGLGFKPAQPAGSNVDYAIEGANVGYRWFAARGLDPLYAFGHGLSYTRFDYANLSVQVDGSSVIASFDVRNSGEREGADVPQLYLRLPQGHHTPIRLVGWDKLTLKPGETRRVSIVAEPKTLADYDPAQRQWRIAAGDYALVLGRSATQAAASVPLRLQESVLPR, via the coding sequence ATGAAAACGTTTTCAGGATTCCTTTGCCTGGCGCTCGCGCTGGCCTGGCCGGCCTTCGCCGCGCCTGCGCCCGCGACCGACAAGGACACCCCGACGCTCAGCGTGGTCACGCTGAACCTGTATCACGACAAGCTCGACTGGCCGACTCGGCGCACCCAGATCGTGCGGACGCTGCGCGAACTGCACCCGGACGCGATCGCGCTGGAAGAGGTGCTGCAGCACGACAAGCTGCCCAACCAGGCGCAATGGCTGGCCAAGCAGCTCGGCTACGCGTGGTACTTCACCAGCGTCGATCCGCCCGGCGCCGCGCAGCGCTACGGCAACGCGCTGCTGACCCGGCGCCCGATCCTGGCGCGCGAGCAGATCCGCCTGAACCCGCTCGACGACAGCCGCAGCGCCGGGCGCCTGCGCCTGGACGTGGACGGCCGCGCGGTCAATCTCTACGTCACCCACCTGCACTGGACGCAGGCCGGCGGTGCGCTGCGCGAACGCCAGCTGCAGGACCTGCTGGCCTGGGTCGAGAAGACCGCCGACGGCGCGCCGTCGCTGCTCGCCGGCGACTTCAATGCCAGCGCCGACGCGCCGGAACTGGCCGCGCTGCGCGGCGGTTTCGACGACAGCTACGGCAGCCTGCACGGCACCAGGGACGGCCGCGCCGACAGCACCTTGAACCCGAAGTTCAATCCGCCCAGGCGCATCGACCACGTGTTCTTCCAGCGCGAGCGCTTCGCGCCGGTGAGCAGCCGCATCCTGTTCCAGAAACCCGATGCGAACGGCGTGTGGGCCTCGGATCACTTCGGCCTGGTCAGCACCTTGCGCCTGGCGCCCAGCGCCACGGCCGACGCGCAACGCCCGTGGACCGATCGCGCGCTGGCGCCGGACCGCCGCGCCGCGTTGCTGGTGCAGGCGATGACCCCGGACGAGAAGTTCCAGATGCTGCACAGCTACTTCGGCCTGGGCAAGGACGGCGGCGCGCTGCCGCCCGGCGCGCTCGGCTCGGCCGGCTTCGTGCCGGCGATCGAGCGCCTGGGCATCGCCGCGCAGCAGCTGGCCGACGCCGGCGTCGGCGTGACCAATCCGGGCAACGTGCGCCGCGGCGATCACGCCACCGCGCTGCCGTCCGGCCCGGCCACCGCCGCCACCTGGAACCGCGACCTGGCCTTCGCCGGCGGCGCCACCATGGGCCGCGAGGCCTGGCAGCAGGGCTTCAACGTGCTGCTGGCCGGCAGCGTCAACCTGCAACGCGATCCGCGCAACGGCCGCAACTTCGAATACGCCGGCGAAGATCCGCTGCTGGCCGGGGTCATGGTCGGCGAATCGATCCGCGGCGTGCAGAGCCAGCGCGTGGTGTCGACGATGAAGCACTTCGCGATGAACGATCTGGAGACCGGGCGCAACACCCACAGCGCCGACATCGGCGAGCAGGCCATGCACGAATCGGACCTGCTGGCGTTCGAGCTGGCGCTGAAGATCGGCGAGCCCGGCTCGGTGATGTGTTCCTACAACCGCATCAACGGCATCTACGGCTGCGAGCACGACTACCTGCTCAACCAGGTGCTGAAGCAGGAATGGAAGTTCCCCGGCTACGTGATGTCCGACTGGGGCGGCGTGCACAGCGGCTCCAAGGCGGCGCTGGCCGGCCTGGACCAGCAGTCGGCCGGCGAAGTGTTCGACAAGGCGGTGTACTTCGACCAGCCGCTGCGCCTGGCGGTGGCCGGCGGCACGGTGCCGCAGGCGCGCCTGGACGACATGGTGCGGCGCATCCTGCGCGCCTTCATCGCCACCGGCAGCTTCGACCATCCGCCGCAGCGGCAGCCGATCGACGACGTCGCCGGCGGCGCGGCGGTGCAGAACGTGGTCGAGGAAGGCACGGTGCTGCTGCGCAACGAGCGCGACACGCTGCCGTTGCCGCGCACGCTGCGGCGCATCGCGGTGATCGGCGGGCATGCCGACAAGGGCGTGATCGGCGGCGGCGGCTCGTCGATGGTCGGCTTCACCGTCAACGGCGGCAACGCGGTGCCGGGGCTGGCCCCGACCACCTGGCCGGGTCCGGTGATGTTGCATCCGTCCTCGCCGCTGCAGGCATTACGCAAGGCCATGCCGGAGGCGCAGATCGACTACGCCAGCGGCGACGATGTAGCCGCCGCGGCCAGGCTCGCGCGCGGCGCCGAAGCGGTGATCGTGTTCGCCACGCAGTGGTCGGCCGAATCGGTGGACCTGCCCGACATCAAACTGCCCGGCAAGCAGGACGCGCTGATCGCGGCGATGGCCAAGGCCAATCCGCGCACGGTGGTGGTGCTGGAAACCAACGGCCCGGTGGCGATGCCGTGGCTGCAGCAGGTGCCGGCGGTGCTGGAAGCGTGGTACCCGGGCATCCGCGGCGGCGAAGCGCTGGCGCGGCTGTTGCTGGGCGAGGTCAATCCTTCCGGGCGCCTGCCGGTGACCTGGCTGCGCGACGTGGCGCAATTGCCGCGGCCGTCGATCCCGGGGCTGGGCTTCAAGCCGGCGCAACCGGCCGGCAGCAATGTCGACTACGCCATCGAAGGCGCCAACGTCGGCTACCGCTGGTTCGCCGCGCGCGGCCTGGATCCGCTGTACGCGTTCGGCCATGGGCTGTCCTACACCCGCTTCGACTATGCCAACCTGAGCGTGCAGGTGGACGGCAGCAGCGTGATCGCCAGCTTCGACGTGCGCAACAGCGGCGAACGCGAAGGCGCCGACGTGCCGCAGCTGTACCTGCGCCTGCCGCAGGGCCACCACACGCCGATCCGCCTGGTCGGCTGGGACAAGCTCACGCTCAAGCCCGGCGAAACCCGCCGCGTCAGCATCGTCGCCGAACCCAAGACCCTGGCCGACTACGATCCGGCGCAGCGCCAGTGGCGCATCGCCGCCGGCGACTACGCACTGGTGCTGGGCCGCTCGGCGACGCAAGCCGCGGCCAGCGTGCCGCTGCGTCTACAGGAAAGCGTGCTGCCGCGCTAG
- a CDS encoding M14 family metallopeptidase, which produces MIRPWLVPFLLSMLLCSMPLLASDAGLSTEAERSGFARTGRYAETIALCEAFAQRYPQAVRCFDFGTTPEGRPMKALAVSTSGALDAATAQARKLPVVLIQGGIHAGEIDGKDAGFLALRQLLDGQAARGALDRQVWLFVPVFNVDGHERFGAWNRPNQRGPEQMGWRTTAQNLNLNRDYVKADAPEMQAMLRLVEQWDPLLYVDLHVTDGAQFEHDVSVQVEPLHAGDAALRGDGLRLRDGVLADLKRQGSLPLPYYPSFVVDDDPASGFEDGVATPRFSHGYFQLRNRFGMLVETHSWKPYPQRVRITRNSIVSVLQQVARNGSRWRADALAADARAQQLGGRTVTLDYRTTEQSRLVDFRGYAYTRTLSPVSGALMTRYDERTPQMWRVPLRDQIVPSVEVVAPRAGYLVPAAQAALVAAKLRQHGIAFRTVDADATLPVQTFRADDASFAARSSEGHQRLTVQGAWTPETRAIGAGSLFVPIAQPKARLLMALLEPQAPDSLLQWGEFNSAFERTEYMEDYVAEDVARQMLASDPALKAEFEGKLEHDADFAKDPRARLEFFHRRHSSWDAQYRLYPVMRSDEAPS; this is translated from the coding sequence ATGATCCGACCCTGGCTGGTCCCCTTCCTGCTGTCGATGCTGCTGTGCAGCATGCCATTGCTGGCCAGCGATGCGGGCCTGTCCACCGAGGCCGAACGCAGCGGTTTCGCCCGTACCGGCCGCTATGCCGAGACCATCGCGCTGTGCGAGGCATTCGCGCAGCGCTATCCGCAGGCGGTGCGTTGCTTCGACTTCGGCACCACGCCCGAGGGCCGGCCGATGAAGGCGCTGGCGGTGTCCACCTCCGGCGCGCTGGATGCCGCAACGGCGCAAGCGCGCAAATTGCCGGTGGTGCTGATCCAGGGCGGCATCCATGCCGGCGAGATCGACGGCAAGGACGCCGGCTTCCTGGCGCTGCGCCAGCTGCTCGACGGCCAGGCCGCGCGCGGCGCGCTGGACAGGCAGGTGTGGCTGTTCGTGCCGGTGTTCAACGTCGACGGCCACGAGCGCTTCGGCGCCTGGAACCGGCCCAACCAGCGCGGTCCCGAGCAGATGGGCTGGCGCACCACCGCGCAGAACCTCAACCTCAACCGCGACTACGTCAAGGCCGACGCGCCGGAGATGCAGGCGATGCTGCGCCTGGTCGAACAGTGGGATCCGCTGCTGTACGTGGACCTGCACGTCACCGACGGCGCGCAGTTCGAGCACGACGTGTCGGTACAGGTGGAACCGCTGCATGCCGGCGACGCCGCGCTGCGCGGCGACGGCCTGCGCCTGCGCGACGGCGTGCTCGCCGACCTGAAGCGGCAGGGCTCGCTGCCGTTGCCCTACTACCCCTCGTTCGTGGTCGACGACGATCCCGCCTCCGGCTTCGAGGACGGCGTGGCCACGCCGCGCTTCTCGCACGGCTATTTCCAGCTGCGCAACCGCTTCGGCATGCTGGTGGAAACGCATTCGTGGAAGCCCTATCCGCAGCGCGTGCGCATCACCCGCAACAGCATCGTCTCGGTGCTGCAGCAGGTGGCGCGCAACGGCAGCCGCTGGCGCGCCGACGCGCTGGCCGCCGACGCGCGCGCGCAACAGCTGGGCGGGCGCACGGTGACGCTGGACTACCGCACCACCGAACAGTCGCGCCTGGTGGATTTCCGCGGCTACGCCTATACCCGCACGCTGTCGCCGGTGTCCGGCGCGCTGATGACCCGCTACGACGAGCGCACCCCGCAGATGTGGCGCGTGCCGCTGCGCGACCAGATCGTGCCCAGCGTGGAAGTCGTGGCGCCGCGCGCCGGCTATCTGGTGCCGGCCGCGCAGGCCGCGCTGGTCGCGGCCAAATTGCGCCAGCACGGCATCGCTTTCCGCACGGTGGACGCGGACGCCACGCTGCCGGTGCAGACGTTCCGCGCCGACGATGCCAGCTTCGCCGCGCGCTCCTCCGAAGGCCACCAGCGGCTCACCGTGCAGGGCGCCTGGACACCCGAAACGCGCGCCATCGGCGCCGGCTCCCTGTTCGTGCCGATCGCCCAGCCCAAGGCGCGGCTGCTGATGGCCTTGCTGGAACCGCAGGCGCCGGACTCGCTGCTGCAATGGGGCGAGTTCAACAGCGCCTTCGAGCGCACCGAATACATGGAAGACTATGTGGCCGAGGACGTGGCGCGGCAGATGCTGGCCAGCGACCCGGCACTGAAGGCCGAATTCGAGGGCAAGCTCGAGCACGACGCCGACTTCGCCAAGGATCCGCGTGCGCGGCTGGAGTTCTTCCACCGCCGCCATTCCTCCTGGGATGCGCAGTACCGGCTGTATCCGGTAATGCGCAGCGACGAAGCGCCGTCCTAG
- a CDS encoding oligopeptide:H+ symporter, which translates to MSAASAHAGAGMPRQIPYIIGNEACERFSFYGMRNILVQFLITSLLLQEMTAPGREAEAKHIMHSFMVGVYFFPLLGGWLADRFFGKYTTILWFSLVYCAGHACLALFEGSRGGFFVGLGLIALGAGGIKPLVASFMGDQFDQSNKHLAKLVFDAFYWIINFGSLFASLLIPLALKHLGPAWAFGIPGILMFVATLVFWAGRRRYVRVPLPPKDPHGFAQVVRSALLLRAPGQGRPGLALAAAAVALALASFALLPTLGSVICLCLALVLLLAGIGGGTWWQLERARAVHPDAAVGGVRAVLRVLVVFALATPFFSLFDQKASTWVLQGQQMQMPDWFSASQMQALNPALVMLLIPFNNLVLYPLLRRGGYEPTALRRMTAGIAFSGLAWIMVGTLQVAMDGGDALSIAWQILPYALLTFGEVLVSATGLEFAYSQAPQSMKGVVMSFWNLTTTVGNLWVLLSNAAVRNDTVTAHIGSTGLSETAFLMFFFAAFACVAALLFGLYARRYRMVDHYRTA; encoded by the coding sequence ATGAGTGCGGCCAGCGCACACGCCGGCGCGGGGATGCCGCGGCAGATCCCGTACATCATCGGCAACGAGGCCTGCGAGCGTTTCAGCTTCTACGGCATGCGCAACATCCTGGTGCAGTTCCTGATCACCTCGCTGCTGCTGCAGGAGATGACCGCGCCCGGCCGCGAGGCCGAGGCCAAGCACATCATGCACAGCTTCATGGTCGGCGTGTATTTCTTCCCGCTGCTCGGCGGCTGGCTGGCCGACCGCTTCTTCGGCAAGTACACCACCATCCTGTGGTTCAGCCTGGTCTATTGCGCGGGCCATGCCTGCCTGGCGCTGTTCGAGGGTAGCCGCGGCGGTTTCTTCGTCGGGCTCGGGCTGATCGCGCTGGGCGCGGGCGGGATCAAGCCGCTGGTGGCCTCGTTCATGGGCGACCAATTCGACCAGTCCAACAAGCACCTGGCCAAGCTGGTGTTCGACGCCTTCTACTGGATCATCAACTTCGGTTCGCTGTTCGCCTCGCTACTGATCCCGCTGGCGCTGAAGCACCTCGGCCCGGCCTGGGCGTTCGGCATTCCCGGGATCCTGATGTTCGTGGCCACGCTGGTGTTCTGGGCCGGGCGCCGCCGCTACGTGCGCGTGCCGCTGCCGCCGAAGGATCCGCATGGCTTCGCCCAGGTGGTGCGCAGCGCGCTGCTGCTGCGCGCGCCGGGCCAGGGGCGTCCCGGCCTGGCGCTCGCCGCCGCCGCGGTGGCGCTGGCGCTGGCCAGTTTCGCGCTGCTGCCGACGCTGGGCAGCGTGATCTGCCTGTGCCTGGCGCTGGTGTTGCTGCTGGCCGGCATCGGCGGCGGCACCTGGTGGCAGCTGGAGCGCGCCCGCGCGGTGCATCCGGACGCGGCGGTGGGCGGCGTGCGCGCGGTGCTGCGGGTGCTGGTGGTGTTCGCGCTGGCGACGCCGTTCTTCTCGCTGTTCGACCAGAAGGCCTCGACCTGGGTGCTGCAGGGCCAGCAGATGCAGATGCCCGACTGGTTCAGCGCCTCGCAGATGCAGGCGCTGAATCCGGCGCTGGTGATGCTGTTGATCCCGTTCAACAACCTGGTGCTGTACCCGCTGCTGCGCCGCGGCGGCTACGAGCCCACCGCGTTGCGGCGGATGACCGCCGGCATCGCCTTCAGCGGCCTGGCCTGGATCATGGTCGGCACGCTGCAGGTGGCCATGGACGGCGGCGACGCGCTGTCCATCGCCTGGCAGATCCTGCCGTATGCGCTGCTGACCTTCGGCGAGGTGCTGGTGTCGGCGACCGGGCTGGAGTTCGCCTACAGCCAGGCGCCGCAATCGATGAAGGGCGTGGTGATGAGCTTCTGGAACCTGACCACCACGGTCGGCAACCTGTGGGTGCTGCTGTCCAACGCGGCGGTGCGCAACGACACCGTCACCGCGCACATCGGCAGTACCGGGCTCAGCGAAACCGCGTTCCTGATGTTCTTCTTCGCTGCCTTCGCCTGCGTCGCCGCGCTGTTGTTCGGGCTGTACGCGCGCCGTTACCGCATGGTCGATCATTACCGTACCGCCTGA
- a CDS encoding rhomboid family intramembrane serine protease, translating into MPSVTPVNLILIVLTVLVSWAAFNNRKLLDRLILWPPAIDRHKQYDRLLTHGFIHADFPHLLFNMITLYFFGGPIERLMERLTGSLLTYPLFYLAALVVAILPSYLKNQKNPNYFSLGASGAVSAVLFAYILLAPWTGIYFFFIPIPIPAILYALFYVGYSIWMDRRGGDNINHSAHLAGAAFGVMFLLIMEPSVLQHFLGQLAQPRFGRG; encoded by the coding sequence ATGCCGTCCGTCACTCCCGTCAATCTGATCCTGATCGTGCTCACCGTGCTGGTGTCGTGGGCGGCGTTCAACAACCGCAAGCTGCTCGACCGGCTGATCCTGTGGCCGCCGGCGATCGACCGGCACAAGCAGTACGACCGGCTGCTGACCCACGGCTTCATCCATGCCGATTTCCCGCATCTGCTGTTCAACATGATCACGCTGTACTTCTTCGGCGGCCCGATCGAACGGTTGATGGAACGGCTCACCGGCAGCCTGCTGACCTATCCGCTGTTCTACCTGGCGGCCTTGGTGGTGGCGATCCTGCCCAGCTACCTGAAGAACCAGAAGAACCCGAACTACTTCAGCCTGGGCGCATCCGGCGCGGTCTCGGCGGTGCTGTTCGCCTACATCCTGCTGGCGCCGTGGACCGGGATCTATTTCTTCTTCATCCCGATCCCGATCCCGGCGATCCTGTACGCGCTGTTCTACGTGGGCTACAGCATCTGGATGGACCGCCGCGGCGGCGACAACATCAACCACAGCGCGCACCTGGCCGGCGCCGCGTTCGGGGTGATGTTCCTGCTGATCATGGAGCCGTCGGTGCTGCAGCACTTCCTCGGCCAGCTGGCGCAGCCGCGCTTCGGCCGCGGCTAG
- a CDS encoding GNAT family N-acetyltransferase: MSAASLPPIEHDPQRQRFTLQLDGHEAELDYLMQDGRLVITHTGVPTAIGGRGLAARLVTAALEHARAQGLKVVPACSYAALFVQRHPEYADVLG, encoded by the coding sequence ATGAGCGCAGCGTCCCTTCCCCCGATCGAACACGATCCGCAGCGGCAGCGCTTCACCTTGCAGCTGGACGGCCACGAGGCCGAGTTGGATTACCTGATGCAGGACGGGCGCCTGGTCATCACCCATACCGGCGTGCCGACCGCGATCGGCGGCCGCGGGCTGGCGGCACGGCTGGTGACCGCGGCGCTGGAGCATGCGCGGGCGCAGGGCTTGAAGGTGGTCCCGGCCTGTTCGTATGCGGCGCTGTTCGTGCAGCGCCATCCCGAATATGCCGACGTGCTCGGCTGA
- a CDS encoding RsiV family protein — translation MPWWWTALALAATLAVAGCKREAAAPAAEPAPAPAPAAAAAAPAPAELKDVIEHNPSYVVGITFPPALNRYPGLAEAVGRYAQAARGELMEAVGGLGNDRPSAPYELSLQFGMLLERPELVAVAADGSRYTGGAHGEPLVARFVWLPPQQRMLTAAALIPDPKGWAQVADYVATQLRQTLQARVDAEQLPPEDHDEQVRSADKMIAEGTEPQAENFSQFQPLVDAAGKIVALRFVFPPYQVGPYSDGTQSVDVPASVLRGLVAPEYAELFAP, via the coding sequence ATTCCGTGGTGGTGGACGGCGCTGGCATTGGCGGCGACGTTGGCCGTGGCAGGGTGCAAGCGCGAGGCCGCTGCGCCGGCCGCCGAACCGGCGCCGGCTCCGGCGCCCGCCGCCGCCGCCGCGGCGCCGGCGCCGGCGGAACTGAAGGACGTGATCGAACACAACCCCAGCTACGTGGTCGGCATCACCTTCCCGCCGGCGCTCAACCGCTATCCGGGCCTGGCCGAGGCGGTCGGCCGCTACGCGCAGGCCGCGCGCGGCGAGTTGATGGAGGCGGTCGGCGGCCTCGGCAACGACCGTCCCAGCGCGCCCTACGAGCTGTCGCTGCAGTTCGGGATGCTGCTGGAGCGGCCCGAGCTGGTGGCGGTGGCCGCCGACGGCAGCCGCTATACCGGCGGCGCCCACGGCGAACCGCTGGTGGCGCGCTTCGTGTGGCTGCCGCCGCAGCAGCGCATGCTCACCGCCGCCGCGCTGATCCCCGATCCCAAGGGCTGGGCGCAGGTGGCCGACTACGTCGCCACGCAGCTGCGCCAGACGCTGCAGGCGCGGGTGGATGCCGAGCAGCTGCCGCCGGAGGACCACGACGAACAGGTCCGCAGCGCCGATAAGATGATCGCCGAAGGGACCGAGCCGCAAGCGGAGAACTTCAGCCAGTTCCAGCCCCTGGTCGACGCCGCCGGCAAGATCGTGGCGTTGCGCTTCGTGTTCCCGCCGTACCAGGTGGGACCGTATTCCGATGGCACGCAGTCGGTGGACGTCCCGGCCAGCGTGCTGCGCGGCCTGGTGGCGCCGGAATACGCGGAGCTGTTCGCTCCGTAG
- the cfa gene encoding cyclopropane fatty acyl phospholipid synthase, which translates to MQRRVVDLLASADVRVGGGRAHDIAVHDPRFYARVLAQGSLGLGESYMDGWWDAPALDALLARLIDAELERRVHGLADLAHALRARLFNLQRGQRSYEVGRRHYDLGNDLYQAMLGRRLVYSCGYWAAADDLDAAQEAKLDLVCRKLRLRPGMRVLDIGCGWGEALKFAAERYGVAGVGVTVSQAQADYARQLCRGLPIEIRLQDYREVDERFDAIFSIGMFEHVGDKNYRRYIERVRHCLRADGLFLLHTIGSNVSRHRTDPWIARYIFPNSMLPSATQLAAALEGRFVCEDWHNFGTDYDRTLQAWRDNVEAAWPRLDPQRYDARFRRMWRFYLAGSMATFRCRRAQLWQLLLSPEGVREAYRAPR; encoded by the coding sequence CTGCAGCGCCGTGTCGTCGATCTGCTCGCCAGCGCCGACGTGCGCGTGGGCGGTGGGCGCGCCCACGACATCGCGGTGCACGATCCGCGTTTCTACGCGCGGGTGCTGGCGCAAGGGTCGCTGGGCCTGGGCGAAAGCTACATGGACGGCTGGTGGGATGCGCCGGCCCTGGACGCGTTGCTGGCGCGGCTGATCGACGCGGAGCTGGAGCGGCGCGTGCACGGCCTCGCCGACCTGGCCCATGCGCTGCGCGCGCGCCTGTTCAACCTGCAGCGCGGGCAGCGCAGCTACGAGGTCGGCCGTCGCCACTACGATCTGGGCAACGACCTGTACCAGGCGATGCTCGGCCGCCGCCTGGTCTACAGCTGCGGCTACTGGGCCGCCGCCGACGACCTGGACGCGGCGCAGGAGGCCAAGCTGGACCTGGTCTGCCGCAAGCTGCGGCTGCGCCCGGGCATGCGCGTGCTGGACATCGGCTGCGGCTGGGGCGAGGCGCTGAAGTTCGCCGCCGAGCGCTACGGCGTGGCCGGCGTCGGCGTCACCGTGTCGCAGGCCCAGGCCGATTACGCGCGGCAGTTGTGCCGCGGCCTGCCGATCGAGATCCGCCTGCAGGACTACCGCGAGGTCGACGAGCGTTTCGACGCGATCTTCTCGATCGGCATGTTCGAGCATGTCGGCGACAAGAACTACCGCCGCTACATCGAGCGGGTGCGGCATTGCCTGCGCGCGGACGGGCTGTTCCTGCTGCATACCATCGGCAGCAACGTGTCGCGGCACCGCACCGATCCGTGGATCGCGCGCTACATCTTCCCCAATTCGATGCTGCCGTCGGCCACGCAGCTGGCCGCGGCGCTGGAAGGCCGCTTCGTGTGCGAGGACTGGCACAACTTCGGCACCGACTACGACCGCACCCTGCAAGCCTGGCGCGACAACGTCGAGGCGGCCTGGCCACGGCTGGATCCGCAGCGCTACGACGCGCGCTTCCGGCGCATGTGGCGTTTCTATCTGGCCGGATCGATGGCCACCTTCCGCTGCCGCCGCGCGCAGCTGTGGCAGCTGCTGCTGTCGCCCGAAGGTGTACGGGAGGCCTACCGCGCACCGCGTTGA